A portion of the Planctomycetota bacterium genome contains these proteins:
- a CDS encoding amidohydrolase family protein produces the protein MGLTDAHTQPMTGIIDFHTHAFPDGLAERAIATLEAQPGNAKAVLNGTIGALLRSMDEAGIAASVVACIATKPEQFPSILKWCKAIASDRIVPFPSFHPFDPEALARIDAVREAGLKGIKLHPYYQGFEMDDPRLLPIYERLQDSGLLHLSHTGFDTAFPRIRKCDAVRVLRLLDRFPRLRLVTSHMGGWMDWAESRKHLVGRPIYMEISYSMEFMADAEAREILLSHPKEYLLFGTDSPWSGQKAAVERVLSLGLGPEREAALLWENARRLLE, from the coding sequence ATGGGACTCACCGATGCGCACACGCAGCCGATGACCGGGATCATCGACTTCCACACCCACGCCTTCCCCGACGGGCTGGCCGAACGGGCCATTGCCACGCTCGAGGCCCAGCCGGGCAACGCCAAGGCCGTGCTCAACGGCACGATCGGCGCGCTCCTGCGTTCGATGGACGAGGCGGGCATCGCCGCCTCCGTCGTCGCCTGCATCGCCACCAAGCCCGAGCAGTTCCCCTCGATCCTCAAGTGGTGCAAGGCCATTGCCTCCGACCGCATCGTCCCGTTCCCCTCGTTCCACCCCTTCGACCCCGAGGCCCTGGCCCGCATAGACGCCGTCCGCGAAGCGGGGCTGAAGGGCATCAAGCTCCACCCCTACTACCAGGGCTTCGAGATGGATGACCCGCGCCTGCTGCCGATCTACGAGCGGCTCCAGGACAGCGGCCTCCTCCACCTGAGCCACACGGGTTTCGACACCGCCTTCCCCCGCATCCGCAAGTGCGACGCCGTGCGTGTGCTGCGCCTGCTCGACCGCTTTCCGCGCCTCCGCCTTGTCACCTCGCACATGGGCGGCTGGATGGACTGGGCCGAGAGCCGCAAGCACCTCGTCGGCCGGCCCATCTACATGGAAATCTCGTACTCGATGGAGTTCATGGCCGACGCGGAGGCCCGCGAGATCCTCCTCAGCCATCCGAAGGAGTACCTCCTGTTCGGCACCGACTCACCCTGGTCGGGCCAGAAGGCCGCGGTCGAGCGCGTCCTGAGCCTCGGCCTCGGCCCCGAGCGCGAGGCCGCGCTGCTGTGGGAGAACGCTCGGCGGCTCTTGGAGTGA
- a CDS encoding DUF2961 domain-containing protein, which translates to MGASSLDDLLRLRDGRSRRVSSTAKLPDGRPDPNSNADNVTVPPGRTHVLADLKGPGIVTHLWMTFLGPEPHPWAPDGAANHREMVLRVFWDGRKEPAVEAPVGDFFAAPFGQRMAVNSLPVAIEGGASYNCFWPMPFAKSARIEVENDGDKAIALLYHNVDWVQKESLPPDTPYFHAQYRQDYPLKEGGGDYLILETEGRGHYVGTVLGVRSRSPGWFGEGDEKIAIDDDAEPTVWGTGTEDYFLCAWGLRTCSFPYFGVPYTDGGHVLGGRTCAYRWHIADPIVFQKKIRVAIERMGWISVDENPKRESTSWNERQDDYSSVAFWYQLGEPRRFAKVPPCAERRLPEIDIVVHGRSFTDAKYHGAGGAIVQKGGWWTDYAQLLYQPPSAKDAWVEIPFEAKRREPRRLVLKLTTSYDFGIYEAYLDGVRIGERLDLYSSDIQVREFPLLDLWLDAGPHKLRLVCVGKRDVSTGYWLGLDSLRLRERRPRVERYGHDKEADWRKNLVLY; encoded by the coding sequence ATGGGAGCTTCGTCGCTCGACGACCTGCTGCGGTTGCGCGACGGGCGCAGCCGGCGGGTGTCGTCCACCGCCAAGCTGCCGGATGGACGCCCCGACCCGAACAGCAATGCCGATAACGTCACTGTGCCGCCGGGCCGGACACACGTCCTGGCCGACCTGAAAGGGCCGGGCATCGTGACGCACCTCTGGATGACCTTCCTCGGCCCCGAGCCACACCCCTGGGCACCCGACGGCGCGGCCAACCACCGCGAAATGGTGCTTCGCGTCTTCTGGGACGGCCGCAAGGAGCCCGCCGTCGAAGCGCCCGTAGGCGACTTCTTCGCCGCGCCGTTCGGCCAGCGGATGGCGGTGAACAGCCTGCCCGTGGCCATCGAGGGCGGCGCATCCTACAACTGCTTCTGGCCCATGCCCTTCGCAAAGTCGGCCCGCATCGAGGTCGAGAACGACGGCGACAAGGCCATCGCACTCCTCTACCACAATGTGGACTGGGTTCAGAAGGAGAGCCTGCCGCCGGACACCCCCTACTTCCACGCCCAGTACCGCCAGGACTATCCGCTGAAGGAGGGCGGCGGCGACTACCTCATCCTCGAGACCGAGGGCCGCGGCCACTACGTGGGCACCGTGCTCGGCGTGCGCTCGCGCAGCCCAGGCTGGTTCGGCGAGGGCGACGAGAAAATCGCCATTGACGACGACGCGGAGCCGACCGTGTGGGGCACGGGCACCGAGGACTACTTCCTGTGCGCCTGGGGGCTGCGGACGTGCAGCTTCCCCTATTTCGGCGTGCCCTACACCGACGGAGGCCACGTGCTGGGCGGCAGAACCTGCGCCTACCGCTGGCACATTGCCGACCCCATCGTGTTCCAGAAGAAAATCCGCGTCGCCATCGAGCGGATGGGCTGGATCTCGGTGGACGAGAACCCGAAGCGCGAGAGCACGAGCTGGAACGAGCGGCAGGACGACTACTCGAGCGTGGCCTTCTGGTATCAACTGGGCGAGCCCAGGCGGTTCGCCAAGGTGCCGCCCTGCGCCGAGCGACGCCTGCCCGAGATTGACATCGTGGTCCACGGCCGCAGCTTCACCGATGCGAAGTACCACGGGGCAGGCGGGGCGATTGTTCAGAAGGGCGGTTGGTGGACCGACTACGCGCAGCTCCTCTACCAGCCGCCGTCGGCGAAAGACGCCTGGGTCGAGATTCCCTTCGAGGCCAAGCGCCGCGAGCCGAGGCGACTCGTCCTCAAGCTCACCACCTCGTACGACTTCGGCATCTACGAGGCCTACCTCGACGGCGTGAGGATCGGGGAGCGGCTCGACCTCTACAGTTCCGACATCCAGGTGCGCGAGTTCCCGCTGCTCGATCTGTGGCTCGACGCCGGCCCGCACAAGCTGCGGCTGGTCTGCGTCGGCAAGCGCGACGTCTCGACCGGCTACTGGCTCGGCCTCGACTCGCTGCGCCTGCGCGAGCGCCGCCCGCGCGTCGAACGCTACGGTCACGACAAGGAGGCCGACTGGCGGAAGAACCTCGTGCTGTACTGA